In Deltaproteobacteria bacterium, one genomic interval encodes:
- the radA gene encoding DNA repair protein RadA yields the protein MAKTKSKTIYTCQNCGAQRPRWEGKCSECNAWNSYVEEIFTEINPTQTRGWSVDTQKPVRLNESPKEDILKRFDTGIEEFNRVVGGGIPEGGFLLLGGSPGIGKSTLLLQIAGGLAIKNLSVLYISAEESTNQTMSRAHRLGIKSANVEIGSESELNKIIQLAKESKPDVLVIDSIQTVFLSQLESAPGSVSQVRECAANLMSLAKQFGIAVILVGHITKDGSIAGPKVLEHMVDCVLSFEGDNQSHFRLLKTIKNRFGGCLELGIFQMSHRGLEEVSNPSELFLQERGQKPIGSVVFSSLEGQRTLLCEIQALSLNSHLPLPRRTSVGIELNRLHMLTAVLEKHAHIHVNQSDIYINVVGGLKISEPAADLAIAAAIISSEKDKPIDMKSCFFGEVGLTGEIRGVMLPEIRVKEAIKLGFKNFYLPGGQKNQIEIPKNKDLNFYFLNHIKEINNLI from the coding sequence ATGGCAAAAACGAAGTCTAAAACGATTTATACCTGTCAAAACTGTGGAGCCCAACGACCAAGGTGGGAGGGTAAGTGCAGCGAATGTAATGCTTGGAATAGTTATGTTGAGGAAATCTTTACTGAAATTAATCCCACCCAGACCAGGGGCTGGTCTGTTGATACGCAAAAACCAGTTCGGCTCAACGAAAGTCCAAAAGAAGATATTTTAAAAAGATTTGATACGGGAATTGAAGAATTCAATCGCGTTGTCGGTGGTGGCATACCCGAAGGTGGTTTTTTACTTTTGGGTGGCAGCCCAGGAATCGGAAAAAGTACTTTATTGCTCCAAATTGCTGGTGGACTGGCAATTAAGAATCTAAGTGTATTGTATATCTCGGCCGAAGAAAGTACAAATCAAACAATGTCCAGAGCCCACCGCTTGGGAATTAAATCCGCGAATGTAGAAATTGGCTCCGAAAGTGAACTAAATAAAATTATCCAGCTTGCTAAAGAATCTAAGCCAGATGTTTTGGTTATTGATTCGATTCAAACTGTTTTTCTTTCCCAACTGGAATCGGCACCAGGAAGTGTCTCCCAAGTTAGGGAGTGTGCAGCTAATTTAATGTCTTTAGCAAAGCAGTTTGGAATTGCCGTTATTCTCGTGGGTCATATTACCAAAGATGGAAGCATTGCTGGGCCGAAAGTATTAGAACATATGGTCGATTGTGTTCTTTCCTTTGAGGGCGACAACCAATCCCATTTCAGATTGTTAAAAACAATTAAAAATCGCTTCGGAGGATGTTTAGAATTAGGGATTTTTCAGATGAGCCATCGAGGCCTCGAGGAAGTGAGCAATCCTTCCGAGTTATTTTTACAGGAGCGAGGACAAAAGCCAATTGGATCAGTTGTCTTTAGTTCATTAGAAGGGCAACGAACTTTGCTCTGCGAGATCCAAGCACTTTCTTTGAACTCTCATTTACCTCTCCCTCGTCGTACAAGTGTTGGAATAGAGTTAAATCGATTGCATATGCTCACTGCTGTTCTTGAAAAACACGCACATATTCATGTTAATCAAAGTGATATTTATATTAATGTTGTTGGCGGCTTAAAAATATCTGAACCAGCTGCCGATTTGGCAATTGCTGCTGCCATTATTTCAAGTGAAAAAGATAAACCAATTGATATGAAATCCTGTTTTTTTGGAGAGGTGGGTCTCACTGGAGAAATCAGAGGTGTCATGCTTCCTGAAATTCGTGTCAAAGAAGCCATCAAGCTGGGCTTTAAAAATTTCTATTTACCCGGAGGACAAAAAAATCAAATTGAAATTCCAAAAAATAAAGACCTAAATTTTTATTTCTTGAACCATATCAAGGAAATAAATAACTTAATTTAA
- a CDS encoding PilZ domain-containing protein: protein MDRDIFKKVHLSDKKRIFRQIATENTLLLLKVEKQDVKRIIVKRNLDDRTLECECQKGDDLDLQIPEVAVINLTYLEDRYFFSGVVRTVQKQIYIDIQGELFYLQRRKSARMEIPDSYVAKAKVLDFYGKKMQLEFKVIDFSSGGCKISLSSMLPLIRTQERFKMLITLGNRSSFEAEVEVRHTKEIFKLTDLPQALGVQFINSDPFFEGKMLNLYMDVQREIYLKFIKKG from the coding sequence ATGGATAGAGATATTTTTAAAAAAGTACACCTTTCTGATAAAAAAAGGATTTTCAGGCAGATTGCTACTGAGAACACGCTTCTTTTATTAAAAGTTGAAAAACAAGATGTAAAGAGAATTATTGTCAAAAGAAATTTGGACGATAGAACCCTAGAGTGTGAATGCCAAAAAGGGGATGACCTAGATCTTCAAATTCCAGAAGTCGCGGTCATCAACCTTACCTATTTAGAAGATCGGTATTTTTTTTCGGGAGTGGTTAGAACAGTACAGAAACAAATCTATATTGATATTCAGGGAGAGCTTTTTTATCTGCAACGTCGGAAATCTGCAAGGATGGAAATTCCTGATTCTTATGTTGCCAAAGCCAAAGTTCTTGATTTTTATGGGAAAAAAATGCAATTAGAATTTAAGGTGATTGATTTTAGCAGCGGAGGCTGCAAAATTTCGTTAAGCTCGATGCTTCCGCTTATCAGAACACAGGAAAGATTCAAAATGCTAATCACACTTGGAAATAGAAGTTCTTTTGAGGCTGAAGTCGAAGTAAGACACACTAAAGAAATTTTTAAATTAACAGATTTACCCCAAGCCTTAGGCGTTCAGTTTATTAATTCAGATCCATTTTTTGAGGGTAAAATGTTAAATCTTTATATGGATGTGCAAAGAGAAATTTACTTAAAGTTTATCAAAAAAGGATGA
- a CDS encoding PilZ domain-containing protein has protein sequence MFKQVTEELKEKILHYALLNRTMVVFKYAHSKVIRTRIESLGRKYYITCKRPKELITLKTKEEAMAVLPYGEERYFFKSYLLIEGNYLLFKRDSEFYHLKRRRNRRIKIPSSYLAFLMIKKQNFNLTFLKAVLLDFSESGCKVALNTDTPLFKKGDELIGTLRIGTKNGVEVQAELMHYFRTEKGKFKQTFGIRFVKMSHYQESYLKTLYSELQSELHHG, from the coding sequence ATGTTTAAACAAGTAACCGAAGAGTTAAAAGAAAAGATTTTACATTACGCTCTTTTGAATAGAACGATGGTTGTATTTAAGTATGCTCATTCCAAAGTGATACGTACCCGTATAGAAAGCTTGGGTCGAAAGTATTATATTACCTGCAAAAGACCTAAAGAACTGATTACGTTGAAGACGAAGGAAGAGGCCATGGCTGTTTTGCCCTACGGGGAAGAAAGATATTTTTTTAAATCTTATTTACTTATAGAAGGAAATTATCTTTTATTTAAAAGAGATTCTGAGTTCTACCATTTAAAGAGGCGAAGAAATAGACGAATAAAAATTCCATCTTCATATTTGGCTTTTTTAATGATAAAAAAACAAAATTTTAATTTAACTTTTTTAAAGGCTGTTCTTTTAGATTTCTCTGAATCTGGCTGTAAAGTGGCCCTGAACACAGACACTCCACTTTTTAAAAAAGGTGATGAGCTTATTGGGACTTTAAGAATTGGAACCAAAAATGGCGTGGAAGTTCAAGCGGAATTGATGCATTACTTTAGAACAGAGAAAGGAAAATTTAAACAAACCTTTGGTATTAGATTCGTTAAAATGAGCCATTACCAAGAGAGTTATCTAAAAACATTATACTCCGAATTACAAAGTGAATTACATCATGGATAG
- the glpK gene encoding glycerol kinase GlpK codes for MSKYILSIDQGTTSSRVCLFDKSGSLVDQEQKEFTQIFPKPGWVEHNPEEIWSSVIFCLTEILKKYNSKDIVSIGITNQRETIVAWNKETGIPIYNAIVWQCRRTAKLCTQLKPFEKKLNKITGLLLDPYFSGTKIRWLLDEVPKAKVLLKQKKLVVGTIDSFLIWKLTKGKVHATDVTNASRTMLMDLKTRNWSPECLKILKIPKEILPVIKPCNDFFGTVDCAELSGLIQTPIAIHGVAGDQQAALFGQTCFQKGSAKCTFGTGSFILFNTGHSIATSKKGLLTTLAWELKGEKPSYALEGGAFNCGSVIQWLRDNLNLLTQSKDIEEIAGSVGSAEGVEFVPALTGMGAPYWKEKATGLIHGLTRKTTKAHLLYATLESLALQNVDIFKVMQLETRSKLRFLKVDGGASKNNLLMQLQSDYLNVPVKRSRIAETTAVGVAFIAGLGSGFWLSKNELEKLWQEDREFKPQRNKKELSARYRSWQQAIQLTIQKQK; via the coding sequence ATGTCTAAGTATATTCTTTCTATTGATCAAGGTACAACATCTTCTCGTGTTTGCTTATTTGATAAATCAGGTTCTTTGGTGGATCAAGAGCAAAAGGAGTTCACGCAAATATTTCCAAAACCAGGATGGGTGGAACATAACCCCGAAGAAATTTGGAGCTCTGTTATTTTTTGCTTAACAGAGATTCTAAAAAAATATAACTCAAAGGATATCGTCTCGATAGGAATAACGAATCAAAGAGAAACCATAGTTGCTTGGAACAAAGAGACAGGGATTCCTATATATAATGCCATCGTCTGGCAATGTCGAAGAACAGCAAAGTTATGTACTCAATTAAAACCATTTGAGAAAAAATTAAATAAAATTACTGGCTTGCTTTTAGATCCCTACTTTTCTGGCACTAAAATTCGTTGGTTGCTCGATGAAGTGCCAAAGGCTAAAGTGCTTTTGAAGCAAAAAAAACTTGTTGTTGGGACGATCGATTCTTTCTTAATTTGGAAACTGACCAAAGGAAAAGTTCATGCGACAGATGTGACAAATGCTTCCAGAACCATGTTAATGGACTTGAAAACCAGAAATTGGAGTCCTGAGTGTTTAAAAATTTTAAAAATACCAAAGGAAATATTACCGGTAATAAAACCATGCAATGATTTTTTCGGAACAGTGGATTGTGCGGAGTTATCTGGTTTGATTCAAACGCCCATCGCCATTCATGGGGTGGCCGGGGACCAACAGGCAGCTCTTTTTGGCCAAACTTGTTTTCAAAAAGGATCTGCAAAGTGCACTTTTGGCACAGGAAGTTTTATTTTGTTTAACACAGGACATTCCATAGCCACATCCAAAAAAGGACTTTTAACGACCTTAGCTTGGGAACTAAAGGGCGAGAAACCTAGCTATGCTCTTGAAGGAGGAGCTTTCAATTGTGGTTCAGTGATTCAGTGGTTGCGAGATAATTTGAATTTGTTAACCCAGTCTAAAGATATTGAAGAAATTGCTGGTTCGGTAGGTTCTGCAGAAGGTGTTGAATTTGTTCCCGCTTTAACGGGTATGGGTGCTCCATACTGGAAGGAAAAGGCCACCGGCTTAATTCATGGTCTTACTCGTAAAACAACAAAGGCCCATCTGTTGTATGCTACTTTGGAATCCTTGGCTTTGCAAAATGTGGATATTTTTAAAGTCATGCAACTGGAAACAAGGTCCAAGCTTAGATTCTTAAAGGTCGATGGCGGGGCTAGTAAAAATAATTTATTGATGCAGCTTCAATCTGATTATTTAAATGTCCCAGTTAAAAGATCGAGAATTGCAGAAACAACTGCCGTGGGTGTTGCATTCATTGCAGGGCTTGGATCTGGATTTTGGTTATCTAAGAATGAGTTAGAAAAATTATGGCAAGAAGATAGGGAGTTTAAACCGCAAAGAAATAAAAAAGAGTTGTCAGCTAGGTACCGATCGTGGCAGCAAGCCATTCAATTAACTATACAGAAACAAAAATAA
- a CDS encoding acyltransferase family protein: MMINELLKKINTESFYFKTIPSHLLELLKIYFRLNIEGAENIPRKGSVLITPNHSGFTGIDALLLNYSIVKEAKRYPRILTHKFWFASQLTAIPFQKMGFFEAKYENGKNFLSKKNAVVLFPEGEQGNFKPSQKMYQLQEFKRGFVRMAIETNSPIIPVLIIGAEESHITLSQFNASKIFKGLTLPLPLNLVPFPAKWKIKFLEPIYLPYDNSALNDNDLIHEIASDIQELMQKKLNEELKKRTSIYF, translated from the coding sequence ATGATGATTAATGAATTACTTAAAAAAATCAATACAGAGTCGTTTTATTTTAAAACAATTCCCTCTCACCTTTTAGAGCTCCTAAAAATCTACTTTCGTCTAAATATAGAAGGAGCCGAAAACATTCCAAGGAAAGGTTCCGTACTAATTACTCCAAATCATTCTGGCTTTACTGGGATAGATGCCTTATTGTTAAATTATTCTATTGTTAAAGAAGCCAAACGCTACCCACGTATTTTAACCCATAAATTTTGGTTTGCAAGTCAGCTCACCGCCATTCCCTTCCAAAAAATGGGTTTCTTCGAAGCAAAATATGAAAATGGAAAAAACTTTTTATCAAAAAAAAATGCCGTTGTTCTTTTTCCAGAAGGAGAACAAGGTAATTTTAAACCCAGTCAAAAAATGTATCAATTACAAGAGTTCAAAAGAGGCTTTGTCAGAATGGCCATAGAAACAAACTCGCCGATTATTCCCGTATTGATCATTGGTGCAGAAGAATCACATATCACTCTTTCTCAATTTAATGCGAGTAAAATCTTTAAAGGCCTGACCTTGCCCCTGCCTCTAAATCTTGTTCCTTTTCCAGCTAAATGGAAAATTAAATTCCTTGAACCCATTTATTTGCCTTATGATAACTCAGCACTCAATGACAATGATCTCATTCATGAAATCGCCAGTGACATTCAAGAACTCATGCAAAAAAAACTCAATGAGGAACTAAAAAAAAGAACATCTATTTACTTTTAA